From a single Drosophila sulfurigaster albostrigata strain 15112-1811.04 chromosome 3, ASM2355843v2, whole genome shotgun sequence genomic region:
- the LOC133843554 gene encoding GATA zinc finger domain-containing protein 10-like has protein sequence MQLLLLLLPWLQLQQPQLLLLPLSVAILVMPSVRLSTIVCSDDDADEDQDETMHQQQQQHQQQQQQQLQMQWHWQWPHRIVGSREQSPKQCIESCAQVHFSCGG, from the coding sequence ATGCAACtactgctcttgctgctgccgtggttgcaactgcaacagcctcagttgctgctgttgccgttgtctgTGGCGATATTGGTGATGCCAAGCGTGAGATTATCGACGATTGTATGCagcgatgatgatgctgatgaggATCAGGATGAGACTatgcaccagcagcagcagcagcatcaacagcaacaacaacagcagctgcaaatgcaatGGCATTGGCAATGGCCACATCGCATCGTTGGCTCCCGTGAGCAGAGCCCAAAACAATGCATCGAGAGTTGCGCTCAAGTTCACTTTTCATGTGGAGGCTAA
- the LOC133842808 gene encoding myotrophin-like, with product MSESDESLIWKIKNGELDDIQCAYQNSNRDVNKWVGGRTPLHYAADFGQLKMIKFLVDIGANVNSEDKYNITPLLAAIWEGHTDCVEFLLEKGANSQGITPNGQRYVDAAEKDEIKKLLKM from the coding sequence ATGTCTGAGAGCGATGAAAGTTtgatttggaaaataaaaaatggcgAATTGGATGATATACAATGCGCCtatcaaaattcaaatcgaGATGTTAACAAATGGGTCGGAGGACGAACTCCTTTACATTACGCAGCCGATTTTGGGCAATTGAAAATGATCAAGTTCCTGGTTGATATTGGAGCCAATGTCAATAGCGAGGACAAGTATAATATTACACCTCTGCTGGCTGCCATCTGGGAAGGGCATACAGACTGCGTTGAGTTCCTTCTGGAAAAAGGAGCGAACAGTCAGGGTATCACGCCCAATGGCCAGAGATATGTGGATGCAGCTGAGAAggatgaaattaaaaaattactaaaaatgtaG